The Mycolicibacterium mageritense genome contains a region encoding:
- a CDS encoding sensor histidine kinase: MRLTVQGWLNLVLAAMGLIVVAGAVAGAVVLNRTDSVSADLTDHIQPARVAAYQLQAALRDQETAVRGYAIAADDQFLAPYRDGERAEYAAADGIRANLAGREAFIADLDAIEQAAAGWRSTYAEPLIASVTPGRPTLVAGGTVERGRAEFDRLRALFETQNDRLDDARNAAVAELDEIRDWRDGILTAMVVAFFVTAILLAAWVRGAVVHPLQALAAACRRITEGGFDERIVAQGPKDIRAMAVDVEDMRQRIVAELDASRSAQAALDEQADELRRSNAELEQFAYVASHDLQEPLRKVASFCQLLEKRYADKLDERGVEYIGFAVDGAKRMQVLINDLLTFSRVGRLNATHTEVELDATVESALHNLATSIDESGAEIELPQGPLPRVEGDPTLLTMVWQNLIGNAVKFRRDSVAPRIAIDCRPDDEGFWLFSVSDNGIGIGDEFVDKVFVIFQRLHGRDAYSGTGIGLALCKKIVEHHGGTIWIDTSYEGGTRFEFTLPRVEGDPQ, translated from the coding sequence ATGAGGCTGACCGTGCAGGGGTGGCTCAACCTGGTGTTGGCTGCCATGGGTCTGATCGTCGTCGCAGGTGCGGTGGCCGGCGCGGTCGTGCTGAACCGGACCGACAGTGTGTCCGCGGATCTGACCGACCACATCCAGCCCGCCCGGGTGGCCGCCTACCAGTTGCAGGCCGCGCTGCGCGACCAGGAAACGGCCGTGCGGGGCTACGCCATCGCCGCCGACGACCAGTTCCTGGCGCCCTACCGCGACGGGGAACGTGCGGAATATGCTGCCGCCGACGGTATTCGCGCCAATCTGGCGGGCCGCGAAGCGTTCATCGCCGATCTCGACGCGATCGAGCAGGCCGCGGCAGGCTGGCGAAGCACGTACGCCGAGCCGTTGATCGCGAGCGTCACGCCAGGCCGGCCCACGCTCGTCGCGGGCGGCACGGTTGAGCGTGGGCGGGCTGAATTCGACCGTCTGCGAGCGCTTTTCGAGACTCAGAACGATCGCCTCGATGACGCGCGCAATGCCGCGGTGGCCGAGCTCGACGAGATCAGGGACTGGCGCGACGGCATCCTCACCGCGATGGTCGTGGCGTTCTTCGTCACCGCGATCCTGCTTGCGGCGTGGGTGCGCGGCGCCGTCGTACACCCGTTGCAGGCACTCGCCGCGGCGTGCAGGCGGATCACCGAAGGCGGCTTCGACGAACGCATCGTTGCGCAGGGCCCCAAGGACATCCGGGCGATGGCGGTGGACGTCGAGGACATGCGCCAGCGCATCGTGGCCGAACTCGACGCTTCGCGATCCGCACAGGCAGCGCTCGACGAGCAGGCCGACGAACTCCGGCGGTCCAACGCCGAACTCGAGCAGTTCGCCTACGTGGCATCGCACGACCTGCAGGAGCCGCTGCGAAAAGTCGCCTCGTTCTGTCAGCTGCTGGAGAAGCGGTACGCGGACAAGCTCGACGAACGCGGCGTCGAATACATCGGTTTCGCGGTCGACGGCGCCAAACGAATGCAGGTGCTGATCAACGACCTGCTGACCTTCTCGCGGGTTGGGCGGCTCAACGCCACCCACACCGAGGTCGAGCTCGACGCGACAGTCGAATCGGCCCTGCACAACCTGGCGACCTCGATCGACGAATCGGGGGCTGAGATCGAGCTTCCACAGGGGCCGTTGCCCCGCGTCGAGGGTGATCCGACGCTGCTGACGATGGTGTGGCAGAACCTCATCGGCAACGCCGTGAAGTTCCGGCGGGACAGCGTCGCACCGCGCATCGCGATCGACTGCCGGCCCGATGACGAGGGCTTCTGGTTGTTCAGTGTGTCCGACAACGGAATCGGGATCGGCGACGAGTTCGTCGACAAGGTCTTCGTGATCTTCCAGCGGTTGCACGGCCGAGATGCCTACAGCGGAACCGGGATCGGACTCGCGTTGTGCAAGAAGATCGTCGAACACCACGGCGGCACAATCTGGATCGACACGTCGTACGAGGGTGGGACGCGGTTCGAGTTCACCCTGCCCCGAGTGGAAGGAGACCCGCAATGA
- a CDS encoding PP2C family protein-serine/threonine phosphatase: protein MRAPLDPRLVAAVSSGIAAHGEQRLSLLLVEDDRADAVLVEELIADAGTDIQFVWAQSLSDAEHILATSRPDCVLLDLNLPDANGIDALHRLAKFDATIPILVLTGLHDEHFGVSAVASGAQDYLVKGRVDSEILLRAVLYAIERKRTELTAVALHASDLRAQENARLERGLLPSPLLLDEPGVEIVTQSLPSRQDALIGGDFYDVVQTPDRTVHVMIGDVAGHGPDAAALGVALRIGWRALTFAGLRGNERMRQLDRILTTERPGAGIFATLLSVALDPDSGRFSAVRAGHPGMLVHSSDTVEWIEPPAGAALGLGAKEWPVNQLELSEEHGLLLLTDGLFEGRVGHDGERLGEPGLLELARSLAALPGREFVDTLIGRVEAYAEPHGGLTDDIAVIRVERSSR from the coding sequence ATGCGCGCACCCCTGGATCCGCGGCTGGTTGCTGCGGTCAGTTCTGGCATCGCTGCTCACGGTGAGCAGCGATTGTCCCTGCTGTTGGTCGAAGACGACCGTGCCGATGCGGTGCTGGTCGAGGAATTGATCGCCGACGCCGGTACCGACATCCAATTCGTCTGGGCGCAGTCACTTTCCGACGCCGAGCACATCCTGGCCACGTCGAGGCCGGACTGTGTGCTGCTCGATCTGAACCTGCCCGATGCCAACGGCATCGACGCGCTACACCGGCTGGCCAAGTTCGACGCCACGATTCCGATACTCGTGCTGACGGGTCTGCACGACGAGCACTTCGGGGTCTCGGCCGTGGCGTCGGGCGCGCAGGACTATCTGGTCAAGGGCCGGGTGGATTCCGAGATCCTGCTGCGCGCGGTGCTTTACGCCATCGAGCGCAAACGCACCGAGCTCACGGCGGTCGCGTTGCACGCCAGCGACCTGCGGGCGCAGGAGAACGCGCGGCTCGAACGCGGGCTGCTGCCGTCACCGCTGCTGCTCGACGAGCCCGGCGTCGAGATCGTCACGCAGTCCCTGCCGAGCCGGCAGGACGCGCTGATCGGCGGGGATTTCTACGACGTCGTGCAGACGCCCGACCGCACGGTCCACGTCATGATCGGCGATGTGGCGGGCCACGGGCCTGATGCGGCCGCGTTGGGCGTCGCATTGCGGATCGGTTGGCGGGCGCTGACATTCGCGGGCCTGCGGGGCAACGAGCGGATGCGTCAGCTCGACCGGATCCTGACCACCGAGCGTCCCGGCGCAGGCATCTTCGCGACGCTGCTCAGCGTTGCGCTCGATCCCGACAGCGGACGGTTTTCCGCGGTGCGCGCGGGACATCCCGGAATGCTCGTGCACAGCTCGGACACGGTCGAATGGATCGAGCCCCCCGCAGGCGCGGCCCTGGGGCTCGGCGCGAAGGAATGGCCCGTCAACCAACTGGAACTGAGTGAGGAACACGGTCTGCTCCTGCTCACCGACGGATTGTTCGAAGGCCGGGTCGGACACGACGGCGAACGCCTCGGTGAACCCGGGTTGCTCGAGTTGGCCCGCTCACTCGCGGCGCTGCCGGGCCGCGAGTTCGTCGACACGCTGATCGGGCGGGTCGAGGCCTACGCCGAGCCGCACGGCGGTCTGACCGACGACATCGCGGTGATCCGGGTGGAGCGGTCGTCTCGATGA
- a CDS encoding M1 family metallopeptidase: MTRSQKAVGKAAKKAAKKASPAPVIDPYLPNNGNFGYRVSRYELDLEYKVSANRLAGTATITAVTLAQLRTFTLDLAHTMNVSRVSVNGRRPAQFRCSGGKLLITLDSVLPAGAAMTIFVRYSGNPRPIETYWGDVGFEELSNGALVAGQPNGAASWFPCDDHPSSKASYRIQISTDSPYRAIANGELVSRKVKAGHTVWTYEQAEPTSSYLITLQIGMYESHRLNKSPVPMQAVLPPRLKRTFDHDFARQPQMMKLFVKLFGPYPLSTGYTVVVTDDDLEIPLEAQGISIFGANHCDGHRSSERLIAHELAHQWFGNSVTAHRWRDIWLHEGFACYAEWLWSENSGGPTADEWARRYHHGLRDLPQDLLLADPGPRDMFDDRVYKRGAMTLHVLRIWIGDDNFFALLQDWTTRYRHSTAFTDDFIGLAARYANESLRPLWHEWLYSRELPDL; the protein is encoded by the coding sequence GTGACGAGATCCCAGAAGGCAGTCGGCAAGGCGGCCAAGAAAGCCGCGAAGAAGGCATCCCCCGCACCGGTGATCGATCCGTACCTGCCGAACAACGGCAACTTCGGCTACCGCGTGTCCCGCTACGAGCTCGACCTCGAATACAAGGTGTCGGCCAATCGGCTGGCCGGGACGGCGACCATCACCGCGGTGACGCTGGCCCAGCTCCGCACGTTCACTCTCGACCTCGCGCACACCATGAACGTGTCGCGGGTCTCGGTCAACGGCCGCAGGCCCGCGCAGTTCCGATGTTCGGGCGGCAAGCTGCTGATAACGCTCGACTCCGTGTTGCCCGCAGGCGCGGCGATGACGATCTTCGTGCGCTACAGCGGCAACCCTCGACCCATCGAAACCTATTGGGGTGACGTCGGTTTCGAGGAACTGTCGAACGGTGCGCTGGTGGCCGGGCAACCGAACGGCGCGGCGTCGTGGTTTCCGTGCGACGACCACCCCAGTTCCAAGGCCAGCTACCGCATCCAGATCAGCACCGACAGCCCGTACCGCGCGATCGCCAACGGCGAGCTGGTGTCGCGCAAGGTCAAGGCCGGGCACACGGTGTGGACCTACGAGCAGGCCGAACCGACCTCGAGCTACCTGATCACGCTGCAGATCGGCATGTACGAAAGCCACCGGCTCAACAAGTCTCCGGTGCCCATGCAAGCGGTGCTGCCCCCGCGGCTCAAGCGCACGTTCGACCACGATTTCGCACGGCAGCCGCAGATGATGAAACTGTTCGTAAAACTGTTCGGCCCGTATCCCCTGTCGACCGGCTACACCGTGGTGGTGACCGACGACGACCTGGAGATACCGCTAGAGGCCCAGGGCATTTCGATCTTCGGCGCCAATCACTGCGACGGGCACCGCAGTTCCGAGCGGCTCATCGCGCACGAGCTGGCCCACCAGTGGTTCGGTAATTCGGTGACCGCGCACCGGTGGCGCGACATCTGGCTGCACGAGGGCTTCGCGTGCTACGCCGAGTGGCTGTGGTCGGAGAACAGCGGCGGGCCGACCGCCGACGAGTGGGCCAGGCGCTACCACCACGGCCTGCGCGACTTGCCGCAGGATCTGCTGCTGGCCGACCCGGGACCGCGGGACATGTTCGACGACCGCGTGTACAAGCGCGGCGCGATGACGCTGCACGTGCTGCGCATCTGGATCGGTGACGACAATTTCTTTGCGCTGCTTCAGGACTGGACCACGCGATACCGGCACAGCACCGCGTTCACCGACGATTTCATCGGGTTGGCCGCCCGGTACGCCAACGAGTCCCTGCGGCCGCTGTGGCACGAGTGGCTGTACTCCAGGGAACTGCCGGACCTATGA
- a CDS encoding TerC family protein, protein MQVTQLEWIVTLAVTIAVLLFDVIVIGRRPHEPSTRETATYLSIYIGLAVAFGVWVWFFHGSQFGLEFFAGWLTEYSLSVDNLFIFLIIMASFKVPRVYQQQALLVGIILALIFRGIFIALGAVAINQFSWVFYIFGAFLVYTAFNLVRDTEHDDDGDNGVVRFARKHLRTTDKWDGLRLWIHENGKRLMTPMFLVIVALGTTDLLFALDSIPAIYGLTQEPYLVFTANVFALMGLRQLYFLLGDLLKRLVYLSQGLAFILAFIGVKLILHALHENELPFINGGEPVHVPEIPTLASLGVIIVTLAVTTVASLYKTRVRDAR, encoded by the coding sequence ATGCAGGTAACCCAACTCGAGTGGATTGTCACGTTGGCCGTGACGATCGCCGTGCTGTTGTTCGACGTGATCGTCATCGGACGGCGGCCGCATGAACCATCGACCCGCGAGACCGCGACGTATCTGTCGATCTACATCGGCCTTGCCGTCGCGTTCGGCGTGTGGGTGTGGTTCTTCCACGGCTCCCAGTTCGGCCTCGAGTTCTTTGCCGGCTGGCTCACCGAGTACAGCCTGTCGGTCGACAACCTGTTCATCTTCCTGATCATCATGGCCAGCTTCAAGGTGCCCAGGGTCTACCAGCAGCAGGCTCTGCTGGTCGGCATCATCCTGGCGCTGATCTTCCGCGGCATCTTCATCGCGCTGGGCGCGGTCGCCATCAACCAGTTCTCGTGGGTGTTCTACATCTTCGGCGCGTTCCTGGTGTACACCGCGTTCAACCTGGTGCGCGACACCGAACACGACGACGACGGCGACAACGGTGTGGTGCGGTTCGCGCGCAAGCACCTGCGCACCACCGACAAGTGGGACGGCCTGCGGTTGTGGATCCACGAGAACGGCAAACGGCTCATGACGCCGATGTTCTTGGTGATCGTCGCGTTGGGTACCACCGACCTGCTGTTCGCGCTGGACTCGATCCCGGCGATCTACGGCCTGACGCAAGAGCCCTACCTGGTGTTCACCGCCAACGTGTTCGCGCTCATGGGCCTGCGGCAGCTGTACTTCCTGCTGGGCGATCTGCTCAAGCGCCTGGTGTACCTGTCCCAGGGGCTTGCCTTCATCCTGGCCTTCATCGGCGTGAAGCTGATCCTGCACGCGCTGCACGAGAACGAGTTGCCGTTCATCAACGGCGGTGAGCCGGTGCACGTGCCGGAGATCCCGACGCTGGCTAGCCTAGGGGTGATCATCGTGACGCTGGCCGTCACCACGGTCGCGAGCCTGTACAAGACGCGGGTGCGCGACGCCCGGTAG
- a CDS encoding Pls/PosA family non-ribosomal peptide synthetase, whose translation MTAADTGPEIPAQYVLSPSAPEPRTLIDILHETARRFPDAPALDDGTVQLTYAELIADIEDSVAWLAARGIGRGDRIGIRMPSGSYALYVAILSTLAAGAAYVPVDADDPDERAALVFGEANVVGVITEAGLVRGPGSSRGWRAAAPLGRDDAWIIFTSGSTGTPKGVAVTHRSAAAFVDAEARMFLQDNPIGPGDRVLAGLSVAFDASCEEMWLAWRHGACLVPAPRSLVRSGMDLGPWLVSRDITVVSTVPTLAALWPAEALEAVRLLIFGGEACPPELAQRLAVDGREVWNTYGPTEATVVACGAKLDGQGPVSIGLPLPGWDLAVVDKDNLPVPIGEVGELVIGGVGLARYLDPEKDAEKYAAMPTLGWSRAYRSGDLVRLEKDGLYFQGRADDQVKVGGRRIELGEVDTALVNLPGVSGGAAAVRKTASGTPLLVGYIASTDPEFDLAAARTALSESLPAALVPRLVLLDELPTRTSGKVDRNALPWPPPGETEQDSPDLGGTLGWLAGLWRDVLGTAVDGPEADFIALGGGSLSAAQLVAALRQRYPQVTVADLYDHPRLGSLAGYLDELKPPPRVETRVVKPTPWLTQAAQVALSLPLATLTGIQWVVWLALLNNVAAAADIVPWAEPMNWWWILGGFILFITPLGRMGIAVLFARMLLTGLEPGTYRRGGAVHLRVWVAERLADASGAENLAGAPWMVYYARALGNTVGKGVDLHSAPPVTGMLKLGHRASVEPEVDLTGHWIDGDLFHVGPVSIGNDATIGARTTLLPGATVGKNADVAPGSAVVGKVKNGQYWKGSPAVKSGKARHPWPDHRPGRAPVWVAVYGLTSILLGSLPLAALAVGLAVIAWGIHGTASAADAILPALAWTPVAAIAAMVSYAAFTVIGVRVLALRLTEGYHPVRSRVGWQLWATERLMDAARNYLFPIYASLLTPWWLRLLGAKVGAGTEISTALFTPKFTEVQDGAFLADDTMVASYELGGGWIHVAKATIGKRAFLGNSGITQPGRKVPDDGLVAVLSAAPHKAKAGSSWLGSPPVRLRRNPTAADALRTFHPSARLKIMRGTVETCRLLPVIVTFGIGIAVLGTLQASALRFGYLWTALASGLVLLAAGAVAGTIAVIAKWLVIGRIRAVEHPLWSSFVWRNEVSDTFVETVAAPWFARAASGTPVMNLWLRGLGASIGRGVWCETYWLPEADLVTLGTAATVNRGCVVQTHLFHDRIMRMDSVVLEEGATLGPHCVALPAARLGAGATVGPGSLVMRGDEVPPSTRWQGNPIAPWNLFGKKRGASAPEKGPKAPEDTAA comes from the coding sequence GTGACAGCTGCGGACACGGGGCCCGAAATACCCGCTCAGTACGTGCTATCGCCGTCCGCACCTGAGCCTCGGACCCTCATAGACATCCTGCATGAGACCGCGCGCCGGTTTCCCGACGCACCCGCACTCGACGATGGCACCGTCCAGCTCACCTACGCCGAACTGATCGCCGACATCGAGGACAGCGTCGCGTGGCTGGCGGCGCGCGGCATCGGCCGGGGCGACCGGATCGGCATCCGCATGCCGTCGGGCAGCTACGCCCTCTACGTCGCGATCCTCTCGACGCTGGCCGCCGGGGCGGCCTACGTCCCGGTGGACGCCGACGATCCCGACGAGCGCGCGGCACTGGTGTTCGGCGAGGCCAACGTGGTGGGCGTGATCACCGAGGCCGGCCTGGTGCGGGGGCCCGGCTCCTCGCGAGGGTGGCGGGCCGCTGCGCCGCTGGGCCGCGACGACGCCTGGATCATCTTCACGTCGGGCTCGACGGGAACCCCGAAGGGCGTCGCGGTAACGCACCGCAGCGCCGCGGCGTTCGTCGATGCCGAGGCACGGATGTTTCTGCAGGACAATCCCATTGGGCCCGGTGACCGCGTGCTGGCCGGGCTTTCGGTGGCGTTCGACGCGTCGTGCGAGGAGATGTGGCTGGCCTGGCGGCACGGCGCGTGCCTGGTACCCGCGCCCCGGTCGCTGGTGCGCAGCGGCATGGACCTGGGCCCGTGGCTGGTGTCGCGCGACATCACCGTCGTGTCGACGGTGCCGACCCTGGCCGCCCTGTGGCCCGCCGAGGCGCTCGAGGCCGTGCGGCTGCTGATCTTCGGCGGCGAGGCCTGCCCGCCCGAGCTGGCACAACGCCTCGCGGTGGACGGCCGCGAGGTGTGGAACACCTACGGCCCCACCGAGGCCACCGTCGTCGCGTGCGGCGCGAAGCTCGACGGGCAGGGCCCGGTCAGCATCGGCCTGCCGCTGCCCGGCTGGGATCTGGCGGTCGTGGACAAGGACAACCTGCCGGTGCCCATCGGCGAGGTCGGCGAACTGGTGATCGGCGGCGTGGGGCTGGCCCGCTACCTCGACCCGGAGAAGGACGCCGAGAAGTACGCCGCGATGCCCACGCTCGGCTGGAGCCGTGCCTACCGCAGCGGAGACCTGGTGCGCCTCGAGAAGGACGGCCTCTACTTCCAGGGCCGGGCCGACGATCAGGTCAAGGTCGGCGGACGCCGCATCGAGCTCGGCGAGGTCGACACAGCGCTGGTCAACCTGCCCGGTGTCAGCGGCGGCGCGGCCGCGGTCCGCAAGACCGCCAGCGGCACGCCCCTGCTGGTCGGCTACATCGCCAGCACCGATCCCGAGTTCGACCTCGCCGCGGCCCGCACCGCGCTTTCGGAATCACTGCCCGCCGCGCTCGTGCCCCGGCTCGTGCTGCTCGACGAGTTGCCGACCCGCACGTCGGGCAAGGTGGACCGCAACGCGTTGCCGTGGCCGCCACCCGGCGAGACCGAGCAGGACAGCCCCGACCTGGGCGGCACCCTCGGCTGGCTCGCGGGGCTGTGGCGCGACGTGCTGGGCACCGCGGTCGACGGCCCGGAGGCCGATTTCATCGCGCTGGGCGGCGGCTCGCTTTCGGCGGCCCAGCTGGTGGCTGCGCTGCGCCAGCGCTATCCGCAGGTCACGGTGGCCGACCTGTACGACCATCCCCGCCTCGGATCGCTGGCCGGCTACCTCGACGAACTCAAACCGCCGCCCCGCGTGGAGACCCGCGTGGTGAAGCCGACACCGTGGCTCACGCAGGCCGCGCAGGTCGCGCTGTCGTTGCCGCTTGCCACGCTGACGGGCATCCAGTGGGTCGTGTGGCTCGCGCTGCTCAACAACGTGGCCGCCGCGGCGGACATCGTGCCGTGGGCCGAGCCGATGAACTGGTGGTGGATCCTCGGCGGCTTCATCCTGTTCATCACGCCGCTGGGCCGCATGGGGATCGCGGTGTTGTTCGCGCGCATGCTGCTGACGGGCCTCGAGCCCGGCACCTACCGGCGGGGCGGCGCCGTGCACCTGCGTGTGTGGGTCGCCGAACGGCTCGCCGACGCGAGCGGCGCGGAGAACCTGGCGGGCGCGCCGTGGATGGTCTACTACGCCCGCGCGCTCGGCAACACCGTCGGCAAGGGCGTCGACCTGCATTCGGCACCGCCCGTGACCGGCATGCTCAAGCTCGGGCACCGTGCCTCGGTCGAACCGGAGGTCGACCTCACCGGACATTGGATCGACGGCGACCTGTTCCATGTCGGGCCGGTGTCGATCGGCAACGACGCCACGATCGGGGCCCGCACCACGCTGCTGCCCGGCGCGACGGTCGGCAAGAACGCCGACGTCGCGCCCGGCTCGGCGGTCGTGGGCAAGGTCAAGAACGGGCAGTACTGGAAGGGCTCGCCCGCGGTGAAATCCGGCAAGGCGCGCCACCCCTGGCCGGATCACCGGCCCGGCCGCGCGCCCGTCTGGGTGGCGGTCTACGGCCTCACCTCGATCCTGCTCGGCAGCCTGCCGCTGGCCGCGCTGGCCGTGGGCCTGGCGGTGATCGCCTGGGGCATCCACGGCACGGCCTCGGCGGCCGACGCGATCCTGCCCGCACTGGCGTGGACGCCGGTGGCCGCGATCGCCGCGATGGTGAGCTACGCGGCGTTCACGGTGATCGGCGTGCGGGTGCTGGCGCTGCGGCTGACCGAGGGCTACCACCCGGTGCGCAGCCGCGTCGGCTGGCAGCTGTGGGCCACCGAGCGGCTAATGGACGCCGCGCGCAACTACCTGTTCCCGATCTACGCGAGCCTGCTGACCCCGTGGTGGCTGCGCCTGCTCGGCGCGAAAGTCGGCGCGGGCACCGAGATCTCGACGGCGCTGTTCACACCGAAGTTCACCGAGGTGCAGGACGGCGCATTCCTGGCCGACGACACCATGGTCGCGTCCTACGAACTGGGCGGCGGCTGGATCCACGTCGCGAAGGCCACGATCGGCAAGCGCGCGTTCCTCGGCAACTCGGGCATCACCCAACCCGGCCGCAAGGTGCCCGACGACGGCCTGGTCGCGGTCCTTTCGGCCGCACCGCACAAGGCGAAGGCGGGATCGTCGTGGCTGGGCAGCCCGCCGGTCCGGTTGCGCCGCAACCCGACTGCGGCCGACGCGTTGCGAACCTTCCATCCGTCCGCGCGGCTCAAGATCATGCGCGGCACCGTCGAAACCTGCCGGTTGTTGCCCGTGATCGTGACGTTCGGCATCGGCATCGCGGTGCTCGGCACGCTGCAGGCATCGGCCCTGCGGTTCGGTTACCTGTGGACCGCGCTGGCCAGCGGCCTCGTGCTGCTCGCGGCCGGCGCGGTGGCCGGGACCATCGCCGTGATCGCGAAGTGGTTGGTGATCGGCCGGATTCGCGCGGTCGAACACCCGCTGTGGTCGTCGTTCGTGTGGCGCAACGAGGTGTCGGACACGTTCGTCGAAACCGTCGCCGCACCGTGGTTCGCGCGCGCCGCGAGCGGCACACCCGTGATGAACCTGTGGCTGCGCGGGCTCGGCGCATCCATCGGCCGCGGCGTGTGGTGCGAGACCTACTGGCTGCCCGAGGCCGATCTCGTGACGCTGGGCACCGCGGCCACGGTGAACCGCGGCTGCGTCGTGCAGACCCACCTGTTCCACGACCGCATCATGCGGATGGACAGTGTCGTGCTCGAAGAGGGTGCGACGCTGGGCCCGCACTGCGTGGCGCTGCCCGCGGCCCGGCTTGGTGCCGGCGCCACGGTCGGCCCCGGCTCGCTCGTGATGCGCGGCGACGAGGTACCACCGTCGACGCGCTGGCAGGGCAATCCGATCGCCCCATGGAACCTGTTCGGCAAGAAGCGCGGCGCCTCGGCACCCGAGAAGGGCCCCAAGGCCCCCGAGGACACCGCCGCGTGA
- a CDS encoding DUF2304 domain-containing protein: MNWIQALLIVAVLSLLVYLLRSRRSARSKAWVKVGFVLFVVAGIYAILRPDDTTIVANWLGVDRGADLMEYVLVIAFVFVTLSAYLRFKDLELKYARLARSVALQNAREPAND; encoded by the coding sequence ATGAACTGGATCCAGGCACTGCTCATCGTGGCCGTGTTGTCGCTGCTGGTGTACCTGCTGCGGTCGCGGCGCAGCGCGCGGTCGAAGGCGTGGGTCAAAGTGGGCTTCGTGCTGTTCGTGGTCGCAGGCATCTACGCGATCCTGCGGCCCGACGACACCACGATCGTCGCGAATTGGCTCGGCGTGGACCGCGGTGCGGACCTCATGGAGTACGTACTGGTCATCGCGTTCGTGTTCGTCACGTTGTCGGCGTACCTGCGCTTCAAGGATCTTGAGCTCAAGTACGCCAGGCTCGCGCGATCGGTGGCACTGCAGAACGCACGCGAACCCGCTAACGACTGA
- a CDS encoding glycosyltransferase family 2 protein gives MRYHDVWIVIPAFNEASIIGDVISDVRSVFPNVVCVDDGSRDDTADRAHLAGAYVVPHPVNLGQGAAIQTGVEYARSRPGAEVFVTFDADGQHQVKDVMRMIDRLGGDDVDLVVGTRFAGAVSHTPPLKRVILRAAAILSPQSRALGLTDAHNGLRVFNRKVADALDLTMNGMSHAGEFISLAYENHWRVAEEPVEILYTDYSKSKGQPLLNGVNIVFDGLLRRRLSR, from the coding sequence ATGCGCTACCACGACGTTTGGATCGTCATCCCCGCCTTCAACGAGGCGAGCATCATCGGCGACGTCATCTCCGACGTGCGCTCGGTTTTCCCTAACGTGGTCTGCGTCGACGACGGTAGCCGCGACGACACCGCAGACCGGGCGCACCTGGCCGGCGCGTACGTCGTGCCGCATCCGGTGAACCTGGGCCAGGGCGCGGCCATCCAGACCGGGGTCGAGTATGCCCGCAGCCGGCCGGGCGCCGAGGTGTTCGTGACGTTCGACGCCGATGGCCAGCACCAGGTCAAGGACGTCATGCGGATGATCGACCGGCTCGGCGGCGACGACGTCGACCTGGTGGTCGGCACGCGGTTCGCGGGCGCGGTCAGCCACACGCCGCCGCTCAAGCGGGTCATCCTGCGGGCCGCGGCCATCCTGAGCCCGCAGAGCCGCGCGCTCGGGCTGACCGACGCCCACAACGGGCTGCGGGTGTTCAACAGGAAGGTCGCCGACGCGCTCGACCTGACCATGAACGGCATGAGCCACGCCGGTGAGTTCATCTCACTGGCCTATGAGAACCATTGGCGGGTCGCAGAAGAACCCGTCGAGATTCTCTACACCGACTACTCGAAGTCGAAGGGACAGCCGCTGCTCAACGGCGTCAACATAGTCTTCGACGGGTTGCTGCGCAGGAGGCTGTCCCGATGA
- a CDS encoding TetR/AcrR family transcriptional regulator codes for MARTQQQRREETVARLLDAGIETIIEVGYAKASAAVIARRAKVSDGALFRHFPTMSDFMAATAQEVARRQLELGSKLVAEIPADQPPLPAVLTILRDIAGSDTNTVWHELMMAARTDEKLRGPLQTVLAEYIDNIYETAKSGPGMDQVPEDVFAVLLTIVVNTFDGAAMVRRVLPLPELEEARIAALTELLSR; via the coding sequence ATGGCCCGGACGCAACAGCAGCGCCGCGAGGAAACGGTCGCACGGCTACTCGATGCCGGCATCGAGACCATCATTGAGGTCGGCTACGCGAAGGCTTCGGCCGCCGTGATCGCCAGGCGGGCCAAGGTTTCCGACGGCGCGCTGTTCCGGCATTTCCCCACCATGAGCGACTTCATGGCGGCCACGGCGCAAGAGGTGGCGCGCCGTCAGTTGGAGCTGGGCAGCAAGCTGGTCGCGGAGATCCCCGCCGACCAGCCGCCGCTACCTGCGGTGCTGACGATCCTGCGGGACATCGCGGGCAGCGACACCAACACCGTGTGGCACGAGCTCATGATGGCGGCCCGAACCGACGAAAAGCTGAGGGGCCCACTGCAAACGGTGCTCGCCGAGTACATCGACAACATCTACGAAACCGCCAAGAGCGGGCCGGGGATGGACCAGGTTCCCGAAGACGTCTTCGCGGTTCTGCTGACCATCGTGGTCAACACGTTCGACGGCGCCGCCATGGTGCGCCGCGTGCTGCCGCTCCCGGAACTCGAAGAGGCCAGGATCGCGGCACTGACCGAATTGCTCAGTCGTTAG